In a single window of the Candidatus Firestonebacteria bacterium RIFOXYD2_FULL_39_29 genome:
- a CDS encoding phosphoribose diphosphate--decaprenyl-phosphate phosphoribosyltransferase, with amino-acid sequence MNAFKIVKYIFLSLRPKQWTKNFLIFAALIFSQKLNNYYSVIETLIGFLIFCIVSGSIYTLNDIIDRDKDKLHPKKAKRPIASGKLPISYAILSFLFFATLGIVSAFNLETNFGWVIVIYIALQILYTFNLKNVVILDIFIIAIGFVLRVVAGAEIIAVDVSSWLLVCTLFLSLFLALGKRRFELIKLDKKATSHRSSLKEYNVSLLDQMITVVTSATVVAYAIYTLSPETKSHFNTEHLIYTLPFVLYGVFRYLYLIYQKETGGNPEEILVTDIPLIIDILLYGVTVWYIIY; translated from the coding sequence ATGAACGCCTTTAAAATAGTAAAATACATATTCCTTAGTTTACGGCCGAAGCAGTGGACTAAGAACTTTTTGATCTTTGCGGCGCTTATTTTTTCGCAGAAGCTTAATAACTATTATTCTGTTATCGAGACACTCATAGGGTTCCTAATCTTCTGTATTGTTTCCGGCAGTATATATACTCTAAACGATATAATAGACAGGGATAAAGACAAGCTCCACCCTAAAAAGGCAAAAAGGCCTATTGCCTCGGGAAAACTTCCGATCAGTTATGCGATCCTTTCCTTCCTCTTCTTCGCAACACTCGGAATCGTTTCCGCTTTTAACCTGGAGACAAACTTCGGCTGGGTAATCGTTATCTACATAGCCCTGCAAATACTTTATACTTTCAATCTGAAAAACGTCGTTATTCTGGACATCTTTATAATTGCCATCGGCTTTGTCCTTAGAGTGGTCGCCGGCGCGGAGATTATCGCGGTAGATGTTTCCAGCTGGCTTTTGGTCTGCACGCTCTTTTTGTCTTTATTTCTGGCGCTCGGTAAACGCAGATTCGAACTCATCAAACTTGACAAAAAAGCTACTTCTCACAGGAGTTCGCTTAAAGAGTACAATGTCTCCCTGCTGGACCAGATGATAACGGTTGTCACCTCAGCTACGGTTGTTGCTTACGCTATCTATACACTTTCTCCAGAAACTAAAAGCCATTTTAACACTGAACACCTGATATACACCCTTCCCTTTGTCCTGTACGGAGTGTTTCGCTATCTCTACCTTATATATCAGAAAGAGACCGGGGGAAATCCCGAAGAAATTCTGGTTACGGATATCCCGCTGATCATCGACATTTTATTGTACGGTGTTACGGTTTGGTATATTATCTACTAA
- a CDS encoding excinuclease ABC subunit B, with product MSNFKLVSEYTPKGDQPEAIRGLISGLERGKKHQTLLGVTGSGKTFTVANVIEKVNKPTIIISHNKTLAAQLYGEFKSFFPENAVEYFVSYYDYYQPEAYIAQTDTYIEKDSSINDEIDKLRHSATSALLTRRDTIVVASVSCIYGIGSPDTYSKMQVVLKKGMEFNMDTLIKKLVEIQYMRNDTDFYRGTFRLRGDILDIFPSASDTAIRVEFNGNTIEKLSEIDAFSGSTLKRTETAVIFPAAHWVTPPEELKRAAKAIEEELEIRLKFYKDAGKILEMQRIEQRTRHDIEMILEIGTCKGIENYSRHLDGRKQGEPPYTLIDYLPADGLIIADESHITLPQVRGMFEGDKARKTNLVDYGFRLPSALDNRPLYFKEFDARIPQIIYVSATPADFEIKESEGKVIEQVIRPTGLMDPEVTIKPATGQVDDLIAEIKKVVEKGGRVLVTTLTKKSSEDLSEYLKDINIRAKYLHSDIETIERVKILQGLRRGEFDVLIGINLLREGLDLPEVMMVAILDADKEGFLRSKTSLVQTIGRAARNVEGRVIMYADKMTKSIKFAIDETNRRRAIQAEYNKKHGITPATIKKEIRNILESIYEADYYTVPIAAEGEGKYVSSDEFPKLISDMEKEMHAYASKMEFEKAAAIRDKVRMLKSHINKMKEGGFIALSIDDGISSIERKHKQRRIGMQKAKRYNKR from the coding sequence ATGAGCAATTTTAAATTAGTGTCGGAGTATACTCCTAAGGGTGACCAACCGGAGGCGATAAGGGGGCTGATTTCGGGATTGGAAAGAGGAAAGAAACATCAGACACTTCTTGGGGTTACGGGGTCGGGGAAAACATTTACTGTTGCCAATGTTATTGAAAAAGTAAACAAACCTACCATTATTATCTCCCACAATAAAACCCTGGCGGCGCAGCTTTACGGGGAGTTCAAATCATTTTTTCCAGAAAATGCGGTGGAGTATTTCGTCAGTTACTATGATTATTACCAGCCGGAAGCTTATATCGCCCAGACGGATACTTACATAGAAAAAGATTCTTCCATCAATGATGAAATTGACAAGCTGAGACATTCCGCCACCTCGGCTCTCCTTACAAGAAGAGACACCATCGTCGTAGCAAGCGTTTCCTGCATATATGGAATAGGTTCCCCCGACACCTACAGCAAAATGCAGGTTGTTTTAAAAAAAGGCATGGAGTTTAACATGGATACCCTGATAAAAAAGCTTGTAGAGATCCAGTATATGAGAAATGATACGGATTTTTACAGGGGTACGTTCCGGCTTCGCGGGGATATTCTCGATATCTTCCCCTCCGCCTCGGATACGGCAATAAGAGTAGAGTTTAACGGAAATACCATTGAAAAATTATCGGAGATAGACGCTTTCTCGGGAAGCACGCTTAAAAGAACGGAGACAGCAGTGATATTTCCGGCCGCGCACTGGGTAACTCCTCCTGAGGAATTAAAGAGAGCCGCAAAAGCTATTGAAGAAGAGCTTGAAATACGGCTTAAGTTTTACAAAGATGCGGGGAAAATACTGGAAATGCAGAGAATTGAACAACGCACACGGCATGATATCGAAATGATCCTGGAAATAGGGACCTGCAAAGGTATTGAAAATTATTCACGCCACTTGGACGGGAGAAAACAGGGAGAGCCGCCTTATACTTTAATTGATTATCTTCCTGCTGACGGGCTGATTATCGCAGACGAAAGCCACATTACACTCCCCCAGGTACGAGGTATGTTTGAAGGAGATAAGGCAAGGAAGACCAATCTGGTCGATTACGGTTTCCGTCTCCCATCCGCTTTGGACAACAGACCGCTTTACTTCAAGGAGTTTGACGCCAGAATACCGCAAATTATATATGTTTCCGCAACTCCCGCGGATTTTGAGATAAAGGAATCAGAAGGAAAAGTTATTGAACAGGTGATACGCCCGACAGGCCTTATGGACCCGGAAGTCACTATAAAACCCGCAACCGGACAGGTGGATGATCTTATCGCCGAAATAAAGAAAGTTGTTGAAAAAGGCGGCAGAGTTCTCGTAACAACACTTACAAAGAAGTCCTCAGAAGATCTTTCCGAATATTTAAAAGATATAAATATCAGGGCAAAATATCTGCATTCGGATATAGAGACTATTGAACGGGTAAAGATCCTGCAGGGTTTAAGGCGCGGTGAGTTTGATGTACTTATCGGAATTAATCTCCTTAGAGAGGGCCTGGACCTTCCGGAAGTAATGATGGTAGCAATACTTGACGCAGATAAGGAGGGATTCCTCCGTTCAAAAACATCCCTCGTGCAAACCATCGGCAGGGCCGCGCGCAATGTTGAAGGACGTGTAATAATGTACGCCGATAAGATGACAAAATCCATAAAATTTGCCATAGACGAAACAAACCGCAGGAGAGCAATACAGGCAGAGTACAACAAAAAACACGGAATAACCCCGGCAACAATAAAAAAAGAGATCAGGAATATCCTTGAGAGTATTTACGAAGCCGATTATTATACCGTCCCCATTGCAGCAGAAGGTGAAGGAAAATATGTCAGCTCGGACGAATTTCCAAAACTTATTTCCGATATGGAAAAAGAGATGCACGCCTACGCCTCAAAGATGGAATTCGAAAAAGCCGCCGCGATAAGAGATAAAGTCAGGATGCTGAAAAGCCATATAAACAAAATGAAAGAAGGCGGATTTATTGCCCTCTCGATTGATGACGGAATAAGCAGCATTGAAAGGAAGCATAAACAGAGACGGATAGGAATGCAGAAGGCGAAGAGATACAATAAGAGATGA